The Paralichthys olivaceus isolate ysfri-2021 chromosome 2, ASM2471397v2, whole genome shotgun sequence genomic interval TTTTCAGCGAATGGTGAtagtttttccttttccatCTTTTAGCAATGTACACACCCAGAGAGGCCAGACTGACGATTGCAAACATTGTTCCCATGACCGCTGCAAGAGCAGTGTTGGTCCCTTGGTCAGATATTTCCACGGCAAAGGCGGCTTGCTTTGTCGTCACATTCACGCAAGACTTCTGCGTTTGTTGATGAATGTTGGAGACCGTGAGGCACACTTCGTAGTCAGTTGCTGGTTGTAAATGCGTAAGGTTGTACTCATGGACATCCACAGGTACTTTGGCAGTGTAAGTAATATGTGGGTTGTCTATTTTCATGGTGGCAGAGGACCACTTGAGATTAGAGGTCATAATGTTTGAGTTTATTTTCCAGGAAACGAGGATTGAGTGAGATTCTGTCTGTTTGACGTATATCTTCATAAGTTGAGTGCTGTCTAAAAGAGTTCCATTTACCCGTATCGCTATCACTCTTGTGTCAGCTCCCTCTGAGTTTTGAGCCACACAGGTGTATCTGCCTGAGTCTTCTACTTGGATATGAGAAATTCTCAATGTCCCTTCACTGCTGAGGCTGTACTTGTCAGATGGGGTGTCCATCATTACCTTGTTCCCCATAGGCGTCACCCAGTAGATTTCAGGCTCAGGCTCGGACATGGCTCTGCAGTCCAAGTCCACGGTCATGCCAATGTCCAAATTGAGGTGGCTGGGGAAGGTGTCGTGAGAAATCATGGGCAAGCACTGGTTTGCTAAGTTCTTCTGTAGCACCTCCCTCACACGCATACCCCTGACCTCTGTTGGCATGGCACACAGCATGGACAGAGGTTCCATAAAGCGGACGGTGGTCTTGTTGGAGCTCATCCACTGGATAACGCAGTCACAGCGAAGAGGGTTACTGTGAATGCTGATCTCACGTATGTTCTGGAGGGAATCCACTGTGGACTGATAGAGGGCGTTCAGGGCGTTATTGTTAAGCATTAGACTCTCCAAGGCAGGGACATCACGAAAGGCCAGATGGTTGATGTAGGAGAACTTGGGGTTGTTTGTAGCCTCCAGCTTAGTGAGTTCAGGAAGGTTGTCCAAAGCATAACGATCAATAGAAACCAGCTCTCCCATGTTGTTTATTCCCAGCTCCTTCAGCCTCAGCATGTTCTTGAAATCCCCTTCCTGAATCTTGTGCACagggtttttatttaaatccaaGAACTTGAGGTTAGGTAACTTCTGAAGAGCTCTCTGAGGAACTCTGACCAATTTATTGTCATAAAAAGAGAGGCTTTCAAGATTGTCAAGTCCAACAAAGGCATTTCCAGGGATGTCTATCAAATCCATTCCTGCCAAAACCAGGCTTCTCAGGTTGCCCAGGGGCTTAAAATTAAAGTCCATTATTCCAACAACGGGGTTCTCTCCGATCATGAGAATCTCTAGATTGGGTGTAGATTCGAACCACTGGCTTTTAATGGTTTTCAGCTTGTTGGAGTTGAGGTGAAGCCTGAGCAGGTTGTGGAGCCCAGAAAAGGCATTGGCAGAGATGGTGTTGATCTGATTGTGGTTGATGTAGAGCTCCTGTAGGTTGCTGAGATCCTGCAGACAGTAATCTGGCATTTCTCTTATCTGATTCTCTTCCAGATGAAGTGTGGTGAGCTGCGACATATTGGTGAGGCCAACATCCTGAATGCTACTGAAGTTATTCTGGGACAAGTCCAGCTCAGTCAGGTTGAAgagctgctccagctcctcacTTGTCCTGGCAATATAGTTGCTCTGTAGGAGGAGCACCTGAGTTTCACTGGAGAGGTTCCCAGGGATGCGCGTTAAACGTAGGTCATTGCAGTCTACTGTGATTGCTTCTCTGTAGGTGGACTGGGGAGTAAACCATGGTCGGATCTCGCACACACATAGCTGGGGGCAGTCATTGCTTTGGACGAAGGATAGGCCTATAGATACCAGGATCAGGCCAGAAAGCACCTGGCCTAGAAGAAAACAGTCTAACCTCCGTCTAGCCATGCTGGGGAGGGACAGGTGGAGGGTCAGATGTCTTTGGGAAAGGGTGCGTTGCAGTCATCAACCACACTTGGTTCTGATTAGGTCTTTTAGTCCAGTAAATTGGTCATTGGTTGAAGTCAACAGTAGAATTTTATAGGAAGATCTAGGAGCTGCAAGATGatctggaaaagaaagaaaaagcatgtaagttttaatataaaacagttGCCGCCAtgttcataataaataaatgttttcagcaaCACTAGTGGTATGGCTCTAAGGATGGCAATAGCAGTCTGTGATTTGATGGTTTGACCACTGTGCTTTGTGAGATTTTTTCCACATGCATAGTCCCAATAGGATGAATCCTAAAGACGTTGGTGATTCTTGTCTCTAGGAGCAACGTGAGGTTGTAGTGAAATATCTCAACCATTATTGGCTGGATTGACATGAAATGTGGTGTCACTATCAGgtgcattttttaatttatctaaTACAATCAGCCTGAGTTTAGTGTTTAGAGCTAATTAGTAAATGTAATACCATTATGTTGATCATCACTTATTTGTGGGTAAATTGCTTTTAAAGACAACAGACTGGCTAAGAACAACAACTGCTTCCTCCATTATCCTTGTGAGACTGCCAGTTATGTGCAGCATCAACAGTTTTGAGAAAATGCAATTTCAGCTCATTACAATGTATTCACAAAACACTGTTCTGAACTACTTGGAAACACATCAAATTCCGTTGTGGGCTTTCATCTATCCAACAGGCCCATAAGGACTTGATCATTAGCTTACCCGAACATCATTAAACACTATGAGATATTGGTGTGTGCCATGCCTcaaagacagcagaaaaaagatGCACATCTTAATTTTTAATGCAACGTCTAAGGCATTCTGAATTTAgggcaaacatgaaaaaaaaagttttcagaaGGCCTAGGAATTTTTCTGAGATGATAGAGAACAGAAGGAAGATTGTCAAAACTTTGAGAAGCATTctttaatttgataaaaactGCAAATAGAGACTGGAGGGTTGTGAGAGGACAAGAGACTCTGATCAGGCCATGGCAGTTGCTATT includes:
- the lrrn1 gene encoding leucine-rich repeat neuronal protein 1 is translated as MARRRLDCFLLGQVLSGLILVSIGLSFVQSNDCPQLCVCEIRPWFTPQSTYREAITVDCNDLRLTRIPGNLSSETQVLLLQSNYIARTSEELEQLFNLTELDLSQNNFSSIQDVGLTNMSQLTTLHLEENQIREMPDYCLQDLSNLQELYINHNQINTISANAFSGLHNLLRLHLNSNKLKTIKSQWFESTPNLEILMIGENPVVGIMDFNFKPLGNLRSLVLAGMDLIDIPGNAFVGLDNLESLSFYDNKLVRVPQRALQKLPNLKFLDLNKNPVHKIQEGDFKNMLRLKELGINNMGELVSIDRYALDNLPELTKLEATNNPKFSYINHLAFRDVPALESLMLNNNALNALYQSTVDSLQNIREISIHSNPLRCDCVIQWMSSNKTTVRFMEPLSMLCAMPTEVRGMRVREVLQKNLANQCLPMISHDTFPSHLNLDIGMTVDLDCRAMSEPEPEIYWVTPMGNKVMMDTPSDKYSLSSEGTLRISHIQVEDSGRYTCVAQNSEGADTRVIAIRVNGTLLDSTQLMKIYVKQTESHSILVSWKINSNIMTSNLKWSSATMKIDNPHITYTAKVPVDVHEYNLTHLQPATDYEVCLTVSNIHQQTQKSCVNVTTKQAAFAVEISDQGTNTALAAVMGTMFAIVSLASLGVYIAKRWKRKNYHHSLKKYMQKTSSIPLNELYPPLINLWEADSEKEKEGSSETKPSQVDTTRSYYMW